Proteins from one Podospora pseudoanserina strain CBS 124.78 chromosome 1, whole genome shotgun sequence genomic window:
- the FUN30 gene encoding DNA-dependent ATPase fun30 (EggNog:ENOG503NVEK; COG:B): MEFSSSPPTTTRRRGLAFDDIEDDDIVSESPYFTQPTQIMDKPSIRPMSVVPSSPRSIIEVPASSPFRPQPVAPRIGGRLASAMAPPGTSFKPPASRTVSTASKKRDFVQISDGELDAPIYVGGDSSDEDAERTRGDIRPSSFQRKEPSISVSTSSTSLALKAQVAAKSKQNTQESNGSTSNRHGLQKDWASLSPSSPSSDESLESLRKPSPPKQPARRRLVQGRRPGRQASPESSPVKPVEKPRKQAKVIDLVSDDDDGDEDFDSKKAKGRRSSPQDAEDDEDEEASSEFDARVLQYLNTCDVVQLVAIAGVKEDTAKVMVSHQPFKDLEHARRVTLAHKKKGKKSAKLSVGDDIVSAVKSYAKSLDAIDYVIQACEKQARAIKASTTKWTMDETGQMKNDSQADDGKPLTPISMEDPKLVDLPHRQPKYMEGHCTMKPFQRYGLNWMRLLHKLDCGGILADDMGLGKTCQVISLMCSVVEDYEKGKMKGDRPWPNLIFVPPSTLANWAAEFKRFAPDIHVITYQGPQATRDDIAEEIQDDPEAYHVVLTSYSQLSRPDDISNLRRIQPKIAVFDEGHKMKNPKTKLYRDLLRITADWRLILSGTPVQNNLMEMIALLRFVEPKLFSEHFETLEALFSQKFSLADVSKGAILASERVPRARTILEPFILQRRKEQVLQDMPQKTTRVEYCKMDKTQASIYEDYARRFRKSATSQSSQTVVAEKGRDNDTNNVWIQLRKSAIHPQLFRRYFKDKDVEEMAKVLMKRIPQSELKQPNLGHLTNELKALSDFELHLWCRDYKCIRSFDLPDGSWGECAKVKSLLKLIRGYQKNGDRALVFTRFAKVIEILGECLASEGVEYLSLQGNTDVSERQELINQFNADPTIPVFLLTTGSGGTGINLTAANKVIIFDQSDNPQDDIQAENRAHRLGQTRPVEIVRLISEGTVEELVYKACQKKLELANKVTGWSAGLDAAAGLEMTSGQMEAEVKEMMKNGGTPPDSD, encoded by the exons ATGGAGTTTTCATCTTCAccgccaaccaccacccgacGCAGAGGTTTGGCATTCGACGAcatcgaagacgacgacaTTGTGAGCGAGTCGCCCTATTTTACACAACCGACACAGATCATGGACAAACCTTCCATACGCCCCATGTCTGTCGTACCTTCCTCGCCCCGATCAATCATTGAGGTTcctgcctcttccccatTTCGACCACAACCAGTTGCCCCGCGAATTGGCGGTCGATTGGCAAGCGCGATGGCTCCACCAGGCACCAGCTTCAAACCCCCAGCGAGTCGAACTGTGTCTACTGCTTCGAAGAAGCGAGATTTTGTACAGATATCAGACGGCGAGTTGGATGCGCCGATCTATGTCGGAGGAGACTCTTCCGACGAGGATGCCGAGCGAACACGGGGAGACATTCGACCTTCGTCTTTCCAGCGAAAGGAGCCGAGTATCAGTGTATCGACGTCATCCACTTCACTAGCCTTGAAGGCGCAGGTAGCTGCCAAGTCG AAACAAAATACACAAGAATCAAATGGCAGCACATCAAACCGCCACGGCCTACAAAAAGACTGGGCTTCGCTGTCTCCttcgtctccctcctcggaTGAGAGTCTCGAGTCGCTCCGGAAACCGTCCCCACCTAAACAGCCTGCACGACGGAGGCTCGTCCAAGGTCGCCGCCCTGGCCGGCAAGCAAGTCCCGAAAGTTCTCCGGTCAAGCCGGTCGAGAAGCCAAGAAAACAAGCTAAGGTCATTGATCTTGTTAgcgacgatgacgatggagACGAGGACTTTGATAGTAAAAAGGCCAAGGGGCGTCGATCTTCCCCGCaagatgccgaggacgacgaagatgaggaggctTCAAGCGAGTTTGATGCCCGAGTCCTCCAGTATCTCAACACTTGCGACGTAGTGCAACTGGTCGCCATCGCTGGCGTCAAAGAAGACACTGCGAAAGTCATGGTTTCCCACCAACCATTCAAGGATCTAGAGCATGCTCGCCGAGTCACCCTTGCTCACAAGAAAAAGGGCAAGAAATCTGCCAAACTCTCTGTGGGAGATGACATTGTATCAGCGGTCAAGTCTTACGCCAAGTCGTTGGATGCGATTGACTATGTTATCCAGGCCTGTGAGAAACAGGCCCGTGCAATTAAAGCATCGACTACTAAGTGGACGATGGATGAAACGGGCCAGATGAAAAACGATTCTCAGGCGGATGATGGAAAGCCCTTGACACCCATCAGCATGGAAGACCCAAAATTGGTCGACCTGCCCCACCGCCAGCCCAAGTATATGGAAGGTCATTGTACCATGAAGCCCTTCCAACGGTATGGGCTAAACTGGATGCGTCTGTTGCACAAATTGGACTGCGGTGGAATTTTGGCAGACGACATGGGCTTGGGAAAGACATGCCAAGTCATCTCACTCATGTGCTCCGTTGTCGAGGATTACGAGAAGGGGAAAATGAAAGGCGACCGGCCATGGCCCAACCTCATCTTCGTGCCGCCCTCGACTTTGGCCAACTGGGCTGCGGAGTTCAAAAGATTCGCCCCGGACATCCATGTCATCACATACCAAGGCCCCCAAGCCACCCGTGATGACATTGCGGAGGAGATCCAAGATGATCCGGAAGCATATCACGTTGTTCTAACGAGCTACTCGCAGCTCTCGCGGCCAGACGACATTTCCAATCTTCGACGCATCCAGCCAAAGATTGCCGTCTTTGACGAAGGTCACAAGATGAAGAATCCCAAGACGAAGCTCTACAGGGATCTGCTACGCATCACGGCCGACTGGCGGTTGATTCTGTCGGGCACGCCTGTTCAAAACAACCTCATGGAAATGATTGCCCTCCTGCGCTTTGTGGAACCTAAGCTGTTTTCAGAGCACTTTGAAACACTGGAGGCGTTGTTCAGCCAAAAGTTCTCTCTGGCGGACGTCTCCAAGGGCGCAATCTTGGCCAGCGAGCGGGTACCCCGTGCCAGGACCATTCTCGAGCCATTTATCCTCCAACGCCGAAAGGAGCAGGTGCTCCAAGACATGCCCCAGAAGACGACAAGGGTCGAGTATTGCAAGATGGACAAGACACAGGCCAGTATCTATGAGGACTATGCGAGAAGATTTAGGAAGTCGGCAACATCTCAATCTTCTCAGACCGTCGTTGCGGAAAAGGGCAGGGACAATGATACCAACAACGTTTGGATCCAGTTGAGAAAGTCGGCTATCCATCCGCAGCTGTTCAGACGCTActtcaaggacaaggatgtggaggaaATGGCCAAGGtgctgatgaagaggatACCACAGTCGGAGCTCAAGCAGCCTAATCTCGGGCACCTGACGAATGAACTCAAGGCGCTGTCGGATTTTGAGCTTCATTTGTGGTGCAGAGATTACAAGTGCATCAGGTCGTTTGACTTGCCAGATGGGTCCTGGGGAGAGTGTGCCAAGGTGAAGAGCTTGTTGAAGTTGATTAGGGGGTATCAGAAGAACGGAGACCGGGCCTTGGTTTTCACGAGGTTTGCCAAGGTTATTGAGATTCTGGGAGAATGCCTGGCTAGTGAAGGGGTGGAGTACCTCAGTCTTCAAGGAAACACTGATGTCAGCGAGCGACAGGAACTGATCAACCAGTTCAACGCCGACCCGACGATCCCGGTGTTCCTGCTAACGACGGGATCGGGAGGTACCGGTATCAACCTGACGGCGGCCAACAAGGTCATCATTTTTGATCAGAGCGACAATCCGCAAGACGATATTCAGGCGGAGAATCGGGCGCATCGTTTGGGTCAGACGAGGCCGGTTGAGATTGTCAGGTTGATTAGCgaggggacggtggaggagctggtttACAAGGCGTgccagaagaagctggagctcGCGAATAAGGTGACGGGCTGGAGCGCTGGACTGGATGCGGCGGCTGGATTGGAGATGACTTCTGGACAGATGGAGGCagaggtgaaggagatgatgaagaacgGGGGGACGCCGCCAGATAGTGATtag
- the TGL3_2 gene encoding triacylglycerol lipase (COG:I; EggNog:ENOG503NWZF), protein MVATMSTQAKLDFIHDTRQAFGRTALVLQGGAIFGLCHLGVVKALFLRGLLPRIIVGTATGALIAALVAVHSEEELPRVLKGDGIDLSAFAKQGQDPVKHNQGLRESIWSRWATLVRRVRRFRREGYFLDVKVLEECIKSNIGDLTFEEAYHRSKRVLNITVATAGHGGVPTLLNYLTAPNVLIWTAAVASNASTPTFYGHRQTKILCKDSQGNIVPWKPANEVDFNHWTNASYTEQESPLLRIAELFNVNHFIVSQARPYLIPFLQSDMHGPSMVETRNKTMSGMAFIMRMVGLELRHRLRQLDTLQLLPAGIRRFLVDERVPGASMMLVPEVTAGDFVRLMETPTKETLEYWILRGERSVWPAVAALKIRCAVEEELDRAYQVARRLKAGGLRRKTSHMQTPMLGALENPELGVEQERKERFRAHSTSARGSPTA, encoded by the exons atggttgCTACCATGTCTACGCAGGCGAAGCTGGATTTTATACATGATACGAGACAGGCTTTTGGGAGGACGGCGTTGGTTTTGCAGGGGGGGGCGATTTTCGGTTTGTGTCacttgggggtggtgaaagCTTTATTTTTGAGGGGGCTGTTGCCGAGAATTATTGTGGGCACGGCGACGGGGGCGTTGATTGCTGCGTTGGTGGCGGTTCAttccgaggaggagctgccgAGGGTGCtgaagggggatgggattgaCCTGAGCGCGTTTGCGAAGCAGGGGCAGGATCCGGTCAAGCATAACCAGGGGTTAAGGGAGTCGATCTGGTCGAGGTGGGCTAcgctggtgaggagggtgcggAGGTTTAGGAGGGAGGGCTATTTTCTGGATgtgaaggtgttggaggagtgtATCAAGAGTAACATTGGGGATTTGACCTTTGAGGAGGCGTATCATCGGAGCAAGAGGGTGTTGAACATCACGGTTGCTACGGCTGGGCATGGGGGTGTGCCGACGTTGTTGAATTACTTGACGGCTCCTAACGTG CTAATCTGgaccgccgccgtcgcctccaacgcctccacACCCACCTTCTACGGCCATCGTCAAACCAAGATCCTCTGCAAAGACTCCCAAGGCAACATCGTCCCCTGGAAGCCCGCCAACGAAGTCGACTTCAACCACTGGACCAACGCCTCCTACACCGAGCAAgaatcccccctcctccgcatcgCCGAGCTCTTCAACGTGAACCACTTCATCGTCAGCCAAGCCCGCCCCTAcctcatccccttcctccaaagCGACATGCACGGCCCCTCCATGGTCGAAACCCGCAACAAGACCATGTCTGGCATGGCCTTCATCATGCGCATGGTCGGCCTCGAGCTCCGACAccgcctccgccagctcGACACGCTCCAGCTGCTCCCGGCGGGTATCCGTCGGTTCCTTGTGGACGAGCGGGTGCCGGGCGCGAGCATGATGCTTGTTCCCGAGGTGACGGCTGGTGACTTTGTCCGGCTGATGGAAACCCCCACCAAGGAAACGCTGGAGTATTGGATCCTGAGGGGTGAGCGTAGTGTCTGGCCGGCTGTGGCGGCGCTCAAGATTCGCTgtgcggtggaggaggagctggataGGGCTTACCAGGTTGCCAGACGGCTCAAGGCTGGGGGGTtaaggaggaagacgagtCATATGCAGACGCCCATGTTGGGCGCTTTAGAGAACCCGGAATTAGGGGTTgagcaggagaggaaggaaaggtTCAGGGCTCATAGCACCAGTGCGAGAGGTTCACCTACTGCATGA
- the VMA21 gene encoding vacuolar ATPase assembly integral membrane protein vma21 (EggNog:ENOG503P580; COG:U), translated as MPIKHGLTYPIRTSLTLTTNIIKQASPLTIPYHHILQSKSQRSPKMATRRIISQEKTLLDQPDPNSLSSSSPAQKSNITPAVPSAVIFKLLAFTLAMMVVPIGSYFATVNTLFKGNSTYAGGLAAIMANVVLIGYVLVAMAEDQSDRLEEEKKQKQEGKKDR; from the exons ATGCCAATTAAGCACGGACTCACCTACCCAATACGTACCTCTCTCACACTCacaaccaacatcatcaagcaaGCCTCACCGTTGACCATACCATATCATCACATACTACAATCCAAATCTCAAAGATCGCCCAAAATGGCCACCCGCCGTATCATCTCCCAAGAAaaaaccctcctcgaccAGCCCGACCCAAActccctctcatcctcctccccagctcaaaagtccaacatcacccccgccGTCCCCTCAGCCGTCATCTTCAAGCTCCTCGCCTTCACACTCGCCATGATGGTCGTACCTATCGGGTCTTACTTTGCCACCGTCAACACTCTGTTCAAAG GCAACTCAACCTACGCCGGCGGCCTCGCAGCCATAATGGCAAACGTAGTCCTCATAGGCTACGTCCTCGTAGCCATGGCAGAGGACCAGTCCGACCGTctagaagaggagaagaagcaaaagcaagaggggaagaaggatcGTTGA
- the TGL3_1 gene encoding triacylglycerol lipase (COG:I; EggNog:ENOG503NWZF) — protein MAFQWFVGLLGAVYTILLSSLFGTGSADSGPDTRIRFEEVEQQQQQQQQQQEPTGTAGGGKRPNNTRHHHQHHGRGPKLFLLSAWDMLLDVLSFWRQKIITHYTNPTPLTLYLSALHSARTFEQWEEAALNLDTLLGLDLWRNNPVSSHYDFKLINERLVSIEIARETGDVHSLVNLLRSGLVRNLGNITATKLYNRAFAGTKFLIEEYVRAVAEGVEDIKSLPSPGETSAVGYVVDGGRGVPRGGGVARQGHHVSFEDNNGESSTGGEGSSSGKERRQTLSVMTTRGESTAAGGGNGTPKVDWGFECC, from the exons aTGGCGTTTCAGTGGTTCGTCGGTTTGTTGGGGGCGGTGTACACCATTTTGTTGTCGTCTCTGTTTGGGACTGGGAGTGCCGATTCTGGTCCGGATACGAGGATACGGTTTGAAGaggttgagcagcagcaacagcagcagcagcagcagcaggagccaACAGGCacggctggtggtggtaaacgtcccaacaacacccgtcatcatcatcaacaccacggAAGGGGGCCAAAGCTGTTTTTGTTGTCGGCGTGGGACATGCTACTTGACGTGCTCTCTTTTTGGCGGCAG AAAATCATAACCCACtacaccaaccccacccccctgacCCTCtacctctccgccctccacTCCGCCAGAACGTTTGAacagtgggaggaggcggcgctcAATCTGGATACGTTGCTCGGGCTGGACCTCTGGAGGAACAACCCTGTCTCTTCGCACTACGACTTCAAGCTGATCAATGAGCGGCTGGTGAGTATTGAGATTgcgagggagacgggggacGTGCACTCGCTGGTTAACCTGCTGAGGAGTGGCTTGGTGAGGAACTTGGGGAATATCACCGCCACGAAGCTGTACAATCGGGCGTTTGCGGGGACAAAGTTTTTGATTGAGGAGTATGTTAGGGctgtggcggagggggtggaggatattAAGAGCTTGCCTTCGCCGGGGGAGACGTCGGCGGTGGGgtatgttgttgatggtggtaggGGAGTTccaaggggtggtggtgtcgcgAGGCAGGGGCATCATGTTAGTTTTGAGGATAATAATGGGGAGAGTAGCaccggtggggaggggagcagTAGCGGtaaggagaggaggcagacGCTTAGTGTGATGACGACAAGGGGGGAGAGTACTGCCGCTGGAGGGGGGAATGGGACGCCAAAGGTGGACTGGGGGTTTGAGTGTTGCTAG